From one Lolium rigidum isolate FL_2022 chromosome 4, APGP_CSIRO_Lrig_0.1, whole genome shotgun sequence genomic stretch:
- the LOC124706429 gene encoding transcription factor UNE10 isoform X2, giving the protein MNNQCVPSWDLEETVGAGITPVSAGPALRMASHAAPVAVPMPDQYDEVAELTWEKGNIFWQGLLSRSAPKYPAAPPPAPSQIHAISSGGDHRETLEAVVGEAAARLSSNPHLAQPRAPAAAPWLGVGVPADGLVPCAARSDDAAEAEARRKRARLVGEDGRMCASQGSAAPGRRESTLLTKLDPCGTGADDVCGFTTTTNNSTSLDHGSPEETENTSFGGGASDSRCFSRRSQGDGLCDEAENVVIKGEAPMRSSICTKRSRAAAIHNESERKRRDRINQKMQTLQKLVPNSSKTDKASMLDEVIDHLKQLQAQVQMMSRMSSMMMPMAMPQLQMSVMANMAQMAQMAQMGLGMMNMAGPLAQPAYAGLAPAIMHQPTPFVPMQAWNAAAAADRQKQPAAAVPDAYSAFLACQVAQQNAQQQQTQPNGMEAYNKMMAMYQKLSQQQSQSGISKE; this is encoded by the exons ATGAATAACCAGTGCGTGCCGAGCTGGGACCTGGAAGAGACGGTCGGTGCCGGGATCACCCCGGTGTCCGCCGGGCCAGCGCTGCGCATGGCTTCTCACGCGGCGCCGGTCGCCGTCCCCATGCCGGACCAGTACGACGAAGTGGCGGAGCTGACGTGGGAGAAGGGCAACATCTTCTGGCAGGGGCTGCTCAGCCGCTCCGCGCCCAAgtacccggccgcgccgccgccggctccgtcGCAGATTCACGCCATCAGCAGCGGGGGAGATCATCGTGAGACGCTCGAGGCGGTGGTGGGCGAGGCGGCCGCGCGGCTTTCCTCAAATCCGCACCTCGCGCAGCCGCGGGCGCCTGCAGCCGCGCCTTGGCTCGGCGTGGGCGTGCCGGCCGACGGGCTCGTGCCGTGCGCCGCGAGGAGCGACGACGCGGCCGAGGCTGAGGCGCGGAGGAAGCGGGCGCGACTGGTCGGCGAGGACGGGCGGATGTGCGCCAGCCAGGGGAGCGCCGCGCCTGGCCGACGCGAGAGCACGCTCCTCACGAAGCTGGACCCCTGCGGCACCGGCGCAGACGACGTGTGCGggttcaccaccaccaccaacaactCCACCTCGCTGGACCACGGCTCCCCGGAGGAGACAGAGAACACCAGCTTCGGCGGAGGCGCCAGCGATTCCCGCTGCTTCAGCCGTCGGTCGCAG GGAGACGGGCTGTGCGACGAGGCAGAGAACGTCGTAATCAAAGGGGAAGCTCCCATGAGGTCATCCATCTGCACTAAGAGGAGCCGGGCCGCTGCCATCCATAACGAGTCTGAGCGT AAACGAAGGGACAGGATCAACCAGAAGATGCAAACCTTGCAAAAGCTCGTCCCCAACTCAAGCAAG ACGGACAAGGCGTCGATGCTAGACGAGGTGATCGACCACCTGAAGCAGCTGCAGGCGCAGGTGCAGATGATGAGCCGGATGAGCAGCATGATGATGCCCATGGCCATGCCGCAGCTGCAGATGTCCGTGATGGCCAATATGGCACAGATGGCCCAGATGGCGCAGATGGGCCTCGGCATGATGAACATGGCCGGGCCCCTCGCCCAGCCCGCCTACGCCGGCCTCGCCCCGGCCATAATGCACCAGCCCACCCCGTTCGTCCCCATGCAGGCctggaacgccgccgccgccgccgaccggcagaagcagcccgccgccgccgtgccggacGCCTACTCCGCCTTCCTCGCCTGCCAAGTGGCGCAGCAGAATGCACAG cagcagcaaacccAACCGAACGGCATGGAGGCGTACAACAAGATGATGGCCATGTACCAGAAGCTAAGCCAGCAGCAGAGCCAGTCAGGCATCTCCAAAGAGTGA
- the LOC124706429 gene encoding transcription factor UNE10 isoform X1 — translation MNNQCVPSWDLEETVGAGITPVSAGPALRMASHAAPVAVPMPDQYDEVAELTWEKGNIFWQGLLSRSAPKYPAAPPPAPSQIHAISSGGDHRETLEAVVGEAAARLSSNPHLAQPRAPAAAPWLGVGVPADGLVPCAARSDDAAEAEARRKRARLVGEDGRMCASQGSAAPGRRESTLLTKLDPCGTGADDVCGFTTTTNNSTSLDHGSPEETENTSFGGGASDSRCFSRRSQGDGLCDEAENVVIKGEAPMRSSICTKRSRAAAIHNESERKRRDRINQKMQTLQKLVPNSSKTDKASMLDEVIDHLKQLQAQVQMMSRMSSMMMPMAMPQLQMSVMANMAQMAQMAQMGLGMMNMAGPLAQPAYAGLAPAIMHQPTPFVPMQAWNAAAAADRQKQPAAAVPDAYSAFLACQVAQQNAQQQQQTQPNGMEAYNKMMAMYQKLSQQQSQSGISKE, via the exons ATGAATAACCAGTGCGTGCCGAGCTGGGACCTGGAAGAGACGGTCGGTGCCGGGATCACCCCGGTGTCCGCCGGGCCAGCGCTGCGCATGGCTTCTCACGCGGCGCCGGTCGCCGTCCCCATGCCGGACCAGTACGACGAAGTGGCGGAGCTGACGTGGGAGAAGGGCAACATCTTCTGGCAGGGGCTGCTCAGCCGCTCCGCGCCCAAgtacccggccgcgccgccgccggctccgtcGCAGATTCACGCCATCAGCAGCGGGGGAGATCATCGTGAGACGCTCGAGGCGGTGGTGGGCGAGGCGGCCGCGCGGCTTTCCTCAAATCCGCACCTCGCGCAGCCGCGGGCGCCTGCAGCCGCGCCTTGGCTCGGCGTGGGCGTGCCGGCCGACGGGCTCGTGCCGTGCGCCGCGAGGAGCGACGACGCGGCCGAGGCTGAGGCGCGGAGGAAGCGGGCGCGACTGGTCGGCGAGGACGGGCGGATGTGCGCCAGCCAGGGGAGCGCCGCGCCTGGCCGACGCGAGAGCACGCTCCTCACGAAGCTGGACCCCTGCGGCACCGGCGCAGACGACGTGTGCGggttcaccaccaccaccaacaactCCACCTCGCTGGACCACGGCTCCCCGGAGGAGACAGAGAACACCAGCTTCGGCGGAGGCGCCAGCGATTCCCGCTGCTTCAGCCGTCGGTCGCAG GGAGACGGGCTGTGCGACGAGGCAGAGAACGTCGTAATCAAAGGGGAAGCTCCCATGAGGTCATCCATCTGCACTAAGAGGAGCCGGGCCGCTGCCATCCATAACGAGTCTGAGCGT AAACGAAGGGACAGGATCAACCAGAAGATGCAAACCTTGCAAAAGCTCGTCCCCAACTCAAGCAAG ACGGACAAGGCGTCGATGCTAGACGAGGTGATCGACCACCTGAAGCAGCTGCAGGCGCAGGTGCAGATGATGAGCCGGATGAGCAGCATGATGATGCCCATGGCCATGCCGCAGCTGCAGATGTCCGTGATGGCCAATATGGCACAGATGGCCCAGATGGCGCAGATGGGCCTCGGCATGATGAACATGGCCGGGCCCCTCGCCCAGCCCGCCTACGCCGGCCTCGCCCCGGCCATAATGCACCAGCCCACCCCGTTCGTCCCCATGCAGGCctggaacgccgccgccgccgccgaccggcagaagcagcccgccgccgccgtgccggacGCCTACTCCGCCTTCCTCGCCTGCCAAGTGGCGCAGCAGAATGCACAG cagcagcagcaaacccAACCGAACGGCATGGAGGCGTACAACAAGATGATGGCCATGTACCAGAAGCTAAGCCAGCAGCAGAGCCAGTCAGGCATCTCCAAAGAGTGA